The Leclercia adecarboxylata region AGTAGCCGAACAGCAGGGTGCGTACGGCGGAGTTCACCAGATACCCGAGAATGGCCGTCATCGCCAGAGGCCAGAAGTGGGCGCTGACCACGGTAAAGGTAAAGCCGGCCAGCACCGAGCTGGTTTCAATCATGCCGATTTTGCTGAACTCCAGCTCCTTTTGCATCAGCGCCCGGAACTGCTGCCCGTGGGGGATCACCACAAACGCGAACGACAGCGTGCGCATCAGGGGGCCGAGTTCAGGGTTATTCAGTGCGTCAGCAATAACATCGCTCAGCAGAAACAGCACCACGAATACCAGAATACCCAGGCCGACGTTCAGCCAGTAGAGGGTGGTCAGCTCCAGCTGGCTAATCTCCTTGCGCTGAATAATCGAGTTGGCGATGCCGAAGTCCGACAGCGTATCGGCCAGGGCGATGATCACCAGGGAGACGGTCAACAGGCCAAACTGGTGGCTATCGATGATGCGCGCCAGCACCGTCATCTGCACCAGTCCCAGGCCGATGATGATCACCGTGGCGATAGCCGACCACTTTGCCCCGCTCAGGGTTTTTTCACGTAAGCTCATGTTAATACGCCGCTTTGTTCACAAAGCCCTTAAAGACGGTGAGAAAAACGATTTTGATATCAAACCAGAGGCTCCACTCACGGATGTACTCCAGATCGAACTCAATGCGTTTTTCCATCTTCTCCAGGGTGTCGGTCTCGCCGCGCCAGCCGTTGATCTGCGCCCAGCCGGTGATCCCCGGTTTAACTTTGTGGCGCAGCATGTAGCCTTCAATCAGCTGACGGTACTGTTCGTTATGCGCGACCGCATGCGGACGTGGGCCGACGATGGACATGCCGCCGGTGAACACGTTGATAAACTGCGGCAGTTCATCCAGCGACGTACGGCGCAGGAAGTTACCGACGCGGGTGACGCGCGGGTCGTTTTGCGTCGCCTGGGTTACCACGTCGTCGTTCTCCATCACCTTCATGGAACGGAATTTCCACACCATGATTGGCTTACCGTCCATGCCGTAGCGGGTCTGGCGGAAGATCACCGGCCCCTTCGAAGTGAGCTTCACCGCCAGGGCAATGGCACACAGCACCGGGGAGATCAGCAGCAGGATCAGGGAGGAGAGGACGATGTCTTCCACGCGCTTCAGCACCCGGTTAAGGCCAGAGAGCGGCGTGTCATACAGCGGCACCACCGGCACGCCGTTCACCTCTTCGATACGGGAGTGCAGAATGTTAAAGGTGAACACATCCGGGATAAGGAGCACCGAGCAGGTGGTATCCGCCAGCTTGTGCATCAGGGTCTTGATGCGCGCTTCGTCGCTCATCGGCATGGCGATGTAGACGTTGTGGATCTTCCCGGCTTTGGCATCATCAACCAGCTGGGAGTAGTTACCGGCCCAGTCGGCAGAGACGCCGCCAGGCTGCGCGTCGTGATAGACCCCAACCACATCAAACCCCAGCCACGGCTCTTTACGAAAACCGTCCAGTAGCGCTACGCCGGCTGGCATACTGCCGGCCACCGCCACCCGACGGGTGTTGTAGCCCCGGTTACGCAGCCAGCCCGCGCCAAAGCGGATAAGGGATCGGCACACCACCATTCCCACGCTGGTGAGCAGATACCAGGCAAAATAGGTAGCGAAGCGATTATCGAAGTCGTTGTTGAAGGCCACCAGCCCGAAGCTGAAGACCAGGCTTAAGGTCCAGTTCTGCAGCAGCAGCAACAGCTCGGTGGTGATTTTGACGCCCCGCCATGAGCGGTAGAAGTCGGTCATGCCGCCGATCATCTGGAAGACAACCAGCGCAATCAGCGCCATCAGCAGATGCATGTAGAGGAACGGCAGCCCGCTGAGTTTACACACCATCCACAACCCACCGAACATGATGGTGATATCAGAAAAACGCTGCACCATAGAGATTAACGATGCATTCGTTTTGGCTCGCTCGCGCTTTTTTAGATTTGTCATCGTTGTTCCTGTTTCAGGGTCCCCTCACCTATCGGGTGAGGGGCAAGGG contains the following coding sequences:
- the wcaJ gene encoding undecaprenyl-phosphate glucose phosphotransferase, which produces MTNLKKRERAKTNASLISMVQRFSDITIMFGGLWMVCKLSGLPFLYMHLLMALIALVVFQMIGGMTDFYRSWRGVKITTELLLLLQNWTLSLVFSFGLVAFNNDFDNRFATYFAWYLLTSVGMVVCRSLIRFGAGWLRNRGYNTRRVAVAGSMPAGVALLDGFRKEPWLGFDVVGVYHDAQPGGVSADWAGNYSQLVDDAKAGKIHNVYIAMPMSDEARIKTLMHKLADTTCSVLLIPDVFTFNILHSRIEEVNGVPVVPLYDTPLSGLNRVLKRVEDIVLSSLILLLISPVLCAIALAVKLTSKGPVIFRQTRYGMDGKPIMVWKFRSMKVMENDDVVTQATQNDPRVTRVGNFLRRTSLDELPQFINVFTGGMSIVGPRPHAVAHNEQYRQLIEGYMLRHKVKPGITGWAQINGWRGETDTLEKMEKRIEFDLEYIREWSLWFDIKIVFLTVFKGFVNKAAY